A genome region from Schlesneria paludicola DSM 18645 includes the following:
- a CDS encoding GNAT family N-acetyltransferase: protein MIAFKIRQEPIIGLEELSRIRMAFEVKSLFEARRSDTGEIELCERWLEAPYLKDYDAIPGNRPIDLPRHFDLSNWCLLSARYDQRWIGGALIAWKTTGVDLLENRDDLAVLWDLRVNPADRRRGVASALFEQAVSWAQSRGCRALKIESQNNNVPACRFYSSRGCRLRDVLSGVYADFPEEIQFLWYKDFA, encoded by the coding sequence GTGATCGCTTTCAAGATTCGGCAAGAGCCCATAATTGGCCTGGAAGAGTTGTCTCGAATCCGCATGGCATTTGAGGTGAAAAGTCTTTTTGAGGCGAGGCGAAGTGACACTGGCGAGATTGAGTTGTGCGAACGGTGGTTGGAGGCACCGTACCTCAAAGACTACGACGCGATTCCAGGCAATCGCCCAATCGATCTGCCTCGCCACTTCGATTTATCCAATTGGTGCTTACTGTCGGCGCGGTATGACCAGCGTTGGATTGGCGGGGCGTTGATCGCCTGGAAGACAACGGGTGTCGATTTGCTCGAGAACCGTGATGATCTGGCTGTCCTATGGGATTTGAGAGTCAATCCTGCCGATCGCAGGCGCGGTGTCGCATCGGCGCTGTTCGAGCAAGCCGTAAGTTGGGCTCAGTCACGCGGATGTCGAGCGCTCAAGATCGAGTCGCAGAATAACAACGTACCCGCGTGTCGATTCTATTCCAGTCGCGGATGCCGTCTCAGGGACGTGCTTTCTGGGGTTTACGCCGACTTTCCTGAAGAGATTCAGTTCTTGTGGTACAAGGATTTTGCATGA
- a CDS encoding molybdopterin molybdotransferase MoeA, with amino-acid sequence MLTVTQALEQIRESVIPFEVSEHPLESALGLTLGEDVHSTVDSPPFDKSLMDGYAVRISDVESGSATLRVIELVTAGQVPQHTVNWGEATQIMTGAPLPAGADIVIKVEETQRQGDHVTIAANPPTANTNVIRRGTSIRTGSRVLTAGITLNAHGMGTLAELGQSMVRVRRRPRAAVLSTGDELVPVTATPERGQIRNSNGVMLTAQLEAAGAIAVNLGIARDNREDLAAKIAEGLKYDLLILSGGVSAGLLDLVPSTLAEAGVRQIFHKVEMKPGKPIWFGQRALSTTPTCNVFGLPGNPVGSLVCFELFVRTTIKRLMGAEPSNPQPLFARLEHDYSTRADRPTYHPARLTWAAEGLSVTLVPWHGSSDLCGTVSANGMVALPGEPRQFRAGDQVESFAW; translated from the coding sequence ATGTTGACCGTCACTCAGGCACTGGAACAAATTCGCGAGAGCGTCATTCCGTTTGAAGTCAGCGAGCATCCGTTGGAATCCGCCTTAGGACTGACTTTGGGTGAAGACGTCCACAGTACGGTCGACTCGCCACCCTTCGACAAATCACTGATGGACGGATACGCAGTACGCATTTCCGATGTCGAAAGCGGTTCTGCCACATTGCGGGTGATTGAGCTTGTCACTGCGGGGCAGGTTCCCCAACACACCGTCAATTGGGGGGAAGCGACCCAAATCATGACCGGGGCGCCGTTACCTGCCGGTGCTGACATTGTCATCAAGGTTGAAGAGACGCAGCGCCAAGGTGATCACGTCACGATTGCCGCGAATCCGCCTACGGCCAACACCAATGTGATCCGTCGCGGAACATCCATTCGCACAGGCAGCCGGGTGTTAACCGCAGGTATAACGCTGAACGCGCATGGAATGGGCACACTGGCCGAACTTGGCCAATCGATGGTGCGCGTTCGACGTCGCCCGCGGGCCGCCGTCCTTTCGACGGGGGACGAACTCGTCCCCGTCACGGCCACGCCCGAGCGGGGCCAGATTCGCAATTCCAACGGCGTCATGCTGACCGCGCAGCTCGAAGCGGCTGGTGCCATTGCCGTGAACTTGGGAATCGCACGGGACAACCGCGAAGACCTGGCAGCCAAGATCGCGGAGGGTCTGAAATATGACCTACTGATCCTGTCGGGCGGCGTCTCAGCTGGATTACTGGATCTGGTGCCGAGCACACTTGCCGAAGCCGGAGTCAGACAAATCTTCCACAAAGTGGAAATGAAACCTGGAAAACCAATCTGGTTCGGACAAAGGGCGTTGTCAACCACGCCGACGTGCAATGTCTTCGGACTACCGGGCAATCCCGTCGGCAGTCTTGTTTGCTTTGAATTGTTCGTACGAACCACAATCAAACGATTGATGGGAGCCGAACCGTCAAATCCGCAGCCGCTGTTCGCACGGTTGGAGCATGATTACTCGACCCGGGCCGACCGTCCGACGTATCATCCAGCGCGACTGACATGGGCGGCTGAAGGTCTGTCAGTCACCTTAGTTCCCTGGCATGGCTCATCCGATCTATGCGGCACGGTCTCGGCCAACGGGATGGTGGCGCTGCCGGGCGAGCCACGACAATTTCGGGCAGGCGATCAGGTCGAATCGTTCGCCTGGTAA
- a CDS encoding cytochrome c, protein MSWADRPPFAEIVSIEDLETEIKALSAEIEQILASPNSFQAAKGRFRLAAGQLAIFSQVLAEHNGESALKLSAPSIRDATLQLGRITSFDEAPAGLRRLNEAMNGKGGGPGSVEFDWTKLARTRLLMEILRDRTDQVRKALRRSKDPQMESRQASAMAMIGSALAAHRPNGVTADEATVWSDWSQEFQRQMTQTADALRRQDRPMALEHFAAAQSICTTCHDRFKP, encoded by the coding sequence GTGAGTTGGGCAGACCGACCGCCGTTCGCTGAAATCGTCTCCATCGAAGATCTGGAGACCGAAATCAAGGCACTCTCGGCCGAGATCGAGCAGATCCTCGCGTCGCCCAATTCGTTTCAGGCCGCCAAGGGCCGTTTCCGCCTTGCGGCGGGACAGTTGGCGATCTTTTCTCAAGTGCTGGCGGAACACAATGGTGAATCCGCGCTGAAACTGTCGGCTCCCTCGATTCGCGATGCAACACTGCAACTCGGTCGAATCACATCGTTCGACGAAGCGCCGGCAGGGCTGCGACGACTGAACGAAGCAATGAACGGGAAGGGCGGCGGACCAGGCTCCGTCGAGTTCGATTGGACGAAGCTGGCACGGACGCGGCTGCTGATGGAGATCCTTCGCGATCGAACCGACCAAGTGCGGAAAGCGCTTCGTCGTTCCAAAGATCCACAGATGGAAAGCCGCCAGGCGTCCGCGATGGCCATGATTGGATCGGCCCTTGCGGCACACAGGCCGAACGGCGTGACGGCGGACGAGGCGACGGTTTGGAGTGACTGGTCGCAGGAGTTTCAGCGTCAGATGACGCAAACCGCTGACGCACTCCGCCGCCAGGACCGGCCGATGGCGTTGGAACACTTTGCAGCTGCCCAGTCGATCTGCACGACTTGTCACGATCGATTCAAGCCCTGA
- a CDS encoding DUF1559 family PulG-like putative transporter — translation MRFHSKVRRGFTLIELLVVIAIIAVLIALLLPAVQQAREAARRTQCKNALKQIGLAFHNYLDANLCFPPGYISKVPQNQNNGEKSLWSWGALILPYIDQGNLYNTLQPGPQLLEAQLVANPQACKTPLTVFRCASDTGPPLNTYQDSQTADTSTTAGYNYRSDVPDTNGTNQTIATSNYVGVGGSGTSTTPLVDPTIYGKALGMMAQNSKISDRDIVDGMSNTLMVGERAWQYKSFVVGAATVLGFSATVDAQNTNGSVKIGQLNALGIGYNGLNHFNVPPTNHDRRGFSSNHVGGVHFVMADGSVRFISENIDYQVGVIGGGNPYPAAAITSTFARLLCYWDGQVVGEF, via the coding sequence ATGCGTTTTCATTCGAAGGTCAGGCGAGGCTTTACGCTGATTGAACTGCTGGTGGTCATCGCGATCATCGCCGTTCTGATCGCGTTGCTGTTGCCTGCCGTCCAGCAAGCACGCGAGGCGGCGCGCCGCACCCAGTGCAAGAATGCGTTGAAGCAAATCGGTTTGGCATTCCACAATTATCTCGACGCCAATCTGTGCTTCCCGCCAGGCTACATTTCAAAGGTTCCTCAGAACCAGAACAACGGGGAAAAAAGCCTATGGTCATGGGGTGCGTTGATCCTTCCGTACATTGATCAAGGCAACCTGTACAACACCTTGCAACCGGGCCCTCAACTGCTCGAAGCACAACTCGTGGCCAATCCGCAGGCCTGCAAGACTCCCCTTACGGTCTTCCGCTGTGCGTCCGACACCGGCCCACCGTTGAACACCTACCAGGATTCTCAAACCGCTGACACTTCGACAACCGCTGGCTACAACTATCGGTCGGATGTGCCAGACACGAATGGTACGAACCAGACAATCGCCACTTCGAATTATGTCGGCGTCGGGGGATCGGGCACGTCGACGACACCGCTCGTTGATCCGACAATCTACGGTAAAGCGTTGGGGATGATGGCTCAAAACTCGAAGATCTCGGACCGTGACATCGTCGATGGGATGTCCAATACGCTGATGGTGGGTGAACGTGCCTGGCAGTACAAGTCATTCGTCGTCGGCGCCGCAACCGTTCTGGGATTCTCGGCCACGGTGGATGCTCAAAACACGAACGGCAGCGTGAAGATCGGTCAGCTGAATGCCTTGGGCATCGGCTACAATGGCCTCAATCACTTCAACGTCCCACCGACCAATCATGATCGACGTGGCTTTAGCAGCAACCACGTCGGCGGTGTCCATTTCGTGATGGCAGACGGGTCGGTTCGATTCATCAGCGAAAACATCGACTACCAAGTCGGTGTGATCGGTGGCGGAAATCCATACCCGGCCGCCGCAATCACCTCGACCTTTGCACGTCTTCTGTGCTATTGGGACGGTCAAGTCGTGGGTGAATTCTGA
- the poxB gene encoding ubiquinone-dependent pyruvate dehydrogenase, with amino-acid sequence MSQTVADEIVATLSKAGVQRIYGIVGDSLNPVTAALSRQKEIDWIHVRHEEAAAFAAGAEAQLTGNLTVCAGSCGPGNLHLINGLFDAHRSMAPVLAIASHIPTTEIGTGYFQETHPDQLFRECSHYCELVTNPRQLTRVLQSAIQHAISQRGVSVIVLPGDVAGMAAVSSPLAHNVALAPSIVRPIDAELVQLANIVNSAPKITLFCGSGCADAHDEVLALAEMLKAPVGYAFRGKEWIEFDNPFAVGMSGLLGWGAAYEAMHGCDALLLLGTDFPYENFIPTKSKIIQIDLRAERLGRRSRLDLGLCGDIRETIKALLPLLTAKSDRTFLDGMLEKHRYAAEKIRKNLDNVQTRRPIHPGFVAATVDELAGPDAIFAADTGMSCVWAARYLSAGKNRRLLGSFTHGSMANALPQAIGAQATYPDRTVITFSGDGGFAMLMGEILTLAQHDLPVKIVLFNNSSLGMVHLEMEVAGLAPFGCHLKNPNFAALAQAMGMFGVRVEDPSELRSALQQAFVHRGPALVDIVTDPNVLAMPPRATVQQAMGFALAMTKVAFSGDVHEVMDTVAANWK; translated from the coding sequence ATGTCTCAAACGGTGGCTGATGAGATCGTCGCAACACTTTCCAAGGCGGGTGTCCAACGGATTTATGGGATCGTGGGCGACAGCCTGAATCCCGTCACCGCTGCCCTGAGCCGTCAGAAGGAAATCGACTGGATTCATGTGCGTCACGAAGAAGCCGCCGCATTCGCCGCAGGGGCTGAGGCGCAACTCACAGGAAACCTGACCGTCTGTGCGGGAAGCTGCGGGCCCGGAAACCTGCACCTGATCAACGGCCTGTTCGACGCGCATCGCAGCATGGCCCCGGTCCTTGCCATTGCCTCGCATATCCCCACCACGGAAATCGGTACAGGCTACTTTCAAGAAACACACCCGGACCAGTTGTTTCGAGAATGCAGCCACTACTGCGAGCTGGTCACAAACCCCCGTCAACTGACACGTGTGTTGCAATCGGCAATCCAGCATGCGATCAGCCAGCGCGGGGTATCCGTGATTGTCCTTCCAGGCGACGTGGCTGGAATGGCAGCGGTTTCATCTCCGCTCGCCCACAACGTGGCTCTGGCTCCATCGATTGTACGGCCCATTGATGCCGAACTGGTTCAACTTGCCAATATCGTCAATTCCGCTCCCAAAATCACGTTGTTTTGTGGAAGCGGTTGTGCGGACGCCCACGATGAAGTCCTGGCACTTGCGGAAATGCTCAAAGCTCCAGTGGGTTATGCATTTCGCGGCAAGGAATGGATTGAGTTTGACAATCCCTTTGCCGTCGGAATGAGCGGGCTGCTGGGGTGGGGCGCGGCGTACGAGGCCATGCATGGCTGCGACGCGTTGCTCCTGCTGGGAACCGATTTTCCCTATGAGAACTTCATACCGACGAAGTCTAAGATCATTCAGATTGACCTGCGGGCGGAGCGTCTGGGACGCCGCTCGCGACTGGATCTTGGTCTTTGTGGCGACATCCGCGAAACAATCAAGGCTCTGCTACCACTTCTGACGGCGAAATCCGATCGAACGTTTCTCGACGGGATGCTGGAAAAACACCGCTACGCCGCTGAAAAGATTCGCAAAAATCTGGACAACGTCCAGACGCGACGGCCGATTCATCCCGGCTTTGTCGCCGCGACGGTGGACGAGCTTGCCGGGCCCGATGCGATCTTCGCGGCCGACACGGGGATGTCCTGTGTCTGGGCCGCACGATACCTGAGCGCCGGAAAGAACCGCCGACTGTTGGGCTCGTTCACGCACGGGTCAATGGCCAACGCACTACCTCAAGCGATCGGCGCACAGGCGACGTATCCTGATCGCACCGTGATCACATTTTCTGGCGATGGCGGATTTGCGATGCTCATGGGTGAAATTCTGACGCTGGCGCAGCACGATCTTCCCGTCAAGATCGTGCTCTTCAACAATTCCTCTCTGGGAATGGTTCATCTTGAAATGGAGGTCGCCGGCCTGGCGCCGTTTGGCTGTCATCTTAAAAATCCCAACTTCGCCGCGCTCGCGCAAGCGATGGGAATGTTTGGGGTTCGCGTCGAAGATCCCTCAGAATTGCGATCTGCTCTCCAGCAGGCATTTGTCCATCGCGGCCCGGCGTTAGTGGACATTGTGACTGACCCAAATGTGCTGGCGATGCCTCCGCGCGCCACAGTCCAGCAGGCCATGGGGTTTGCGTTGGCGATGACCAAAGTGGCATTTTCGGGCGACGTCCATGAAGTGATGGACACCGTCGCAGCGAACTGGAAATAG
- a CDS encoding DUF1559 domain-containing protein, which produces MSFNSRVRRGFTLIELLVVIAIIAVLIALLLPAVQQAREAARRTQCKNNLKQIGLAFHNYHDAYNQFPPGNITGSPQNCCTAANFQPSLWSWGVFILPYIDQGNLYNVLQPGNYTLQYQLTNNLAACQTPLTVFRCASDTGPALNTFTESMSSSQPAGYGYDSQVPNVAGTPTNIATSNYVAVSGTSDSTTPAIQKDFYFPGCVPTGLTYQNSKNGLRDITDGSSNTLVVGERAWAYKGGLYGAGTALGYSETADGVAAQGAKGGSMNVWGIGYDGLNATINGLHDRRGFSSSHVGGVHFVMADGAVRFISENIDYSKQSVTGGVTSTYPANCVTSTLARLFCYFDGQIVGEF; this is translated from the coding sequence ATGAGTTTCAATTCGAGAGTTCGGCGAGGTTTTACCCTAATTGAATTGCTGGTGGTAATCGCCATCATTGCCGTTCTGATTGCACTTCTGCTACCGGCTGTTCAGCAGGCGCGCGAAGCGGCGCGGCGCACGCAGTGCAAGAACAATCTGAAGCAGATCGGTCTGGCGTTCCACAATTACCACGACGCCTACAATCAGTTTCCTCCTGGGAATATCACCGGCAGCCCTCAAAACTGCTGCACGGCTGCGAATTTCCAACCCAGCCTATGGTCATGGGGCGTTTTCATTCTTCCGTATATCGATCAGGGGAACTTGTACAACGTCCTGCAGCCCGGAAATTACACGCTGCAGTACCAACTGACAAACAACCTGGCCGCTTGTCAGACGCCCTTGACGGTCTTCCGATGCGCTTCGGATACGGGCCCGGCCCTCAACACCTTCACCGAGTCAATGTCATCCAGTCAACCGGCCGGATACGGTTATGATTCACAGGTCCCCAATGTGGCGGGCACCCCAACAAATATCGCCACTTCGAACTATGTCGCCGTTTCCGGGACATCCGACAGTACGACCCCCGCAATCCAAAAGGACTTTTATTTTCCCGGGTGCGTTCCCACTGGCCTGACATACCAGAACTCGAAAAACGGACTGCGGGATATTACCGACGGAAGTTCGAACACGCTGGTCGTCGGCGAACGAGCCTGGGCATACAAAGGCGGACTCTACGGTGCCGGGACCGCGCTGGGATACTCGGAGACCGCAGATGGCGTTGCGGCACAAGGAGCAAAAGGCGGTTCGATGAACGTGTGGGGCATCGGGTATGATGGCCTGAATGCGACGATCAACGGCCTTCATGACCGCCGTGGTTTCAGCAGTTCTCATGTTGGCGGCGTCCACTTTGTGATGGCAGACGGCGCCGTCCGCTTCATCAGCGAAAACATCGACTATTCGAAGCAGAGTGTCACGGGCGGCGTCACTTCCACCTATCCGGCAAACTGTGTGACCTCAACTCTCGCACGACTGTTTTGCTACTTCGACGGTCAAATTGTTGGTGAATTCTGA
- a CDS encoding serine/threonine protein kinase, translating into MNEPPSHELVRQLSELQLCNSGDLRRARGRVRRLSFDLPAFDSVWIDSLVQLRLLTPYQAKLLEQGRASQLQIGPFVAIDEIGRNELGSTYLAQRLNRRDRCVVKRQEIEHTRFRDAQRQMSTVLERAKGFAHPQLIFPHELVTTDDDRLVVVSRFVPGLPLNELLVRRGRFPAGIVFEIGRQLLDGLAAAQAKSLLHGDIRMSNVRLTDTGLAVLVDGGIRPVIHPELTIHDQLTLEAYDGLAPELIGTGATATARSDMYSLGCLLWQLLTGRPPFTTADPLAKIASHQTRTIDDVRTLAPDTPAILAETIRQLTAPKAEERPRSFADVLQRWGRPSSFSRGKLKQFRRLFDGDVPHFSSSGAGDRVSRPLWIGSFLFAITGAVAMFYDAGLRTELLDVVSHLYSAAQVSRQAATQSTASSQNITADSNADLARNLPHLKPLPAPTPEGVIFLNEHGPYDAPVVKFMKGKLVIRGTLGVKPEIVVRDTPLQLTATSISLEHLVVRHAAPHPMVLVESHCQQLNILNCEFVASPINTSRSQEDFSTANEIGSLKWEPLDKKPRANQIAIKNTNFVGDANALLLMQAPQSLTVVNTLKVGQGAFVAIHAHCRASSLSLDLDHMTLRESGPLLQLSGEFAEKEGAAAIQIDASDSVFHLADEKSGLITVESAKPRTDLNAMAQWKASRSESVVPPSTRLLTTLDPTGNQIRTVDDAADQFEGLMARRIQFVGKKDLSRPRESKTAQLEGPRVESTQLPGIDPSQIGPAKRSTQVRPSQ; encoded by the coding sequence GTGAATGAGCCGCCGTCTCACGAATTAGTACGCCAACTGTCCGAGTTGCAGCTTTGCAACTCAGGTGACCTACGGCGCGCGCGGGGTCGTGTTCGGCGACTGTCCTTCGATCTTCCCGCGTTCGATTCCGTCTGGATTGACTCGCTCGTCCAGTTGCGGCTGCTTACTCCTTACCAAGCCAAATTGTTAGAGCAGGGTCGCGCGAGCCAGCTCCAGATTGGCCCGTTCGTGGCGATTGATGAAATTGGCCGAAACGAGCTTGGTTCCACCTATCTGGCACAACGACTCAATCGACGCGATCGGTGCGTCGTGAAGCGGCAGGAGATCGAGCACACTCGATTTCGAGACGCCCAGCGACAAATGTCGACGGTGCTGGAACGCGCCAAAGGGTTTGCCCATCCGCAACTGATTTTTCCCCACGAACTCGTGACGACGGACGATGATCGCCTGGTGGTTGTCAGTCGATTCGTTCCAGGACTTCCCTTGAACGAACTGCTCGTTCGCCGCGGGCGATTTCCCGCAGGGATTGTCTTCGAGATCGGTCGTCAACTGCTTGACGGCCTGGCCGCAGCACAGGCCAAGTCGCTGCTGCACGGCGACATTCGCATGTCAAACGTCCGACTGACGGACACGGGACTGGCGGTTCTCGTTGATGGGGGGATTCGACCGGTCATCCACCCAGAACTCACCATCCACGATCAGTTGACACTCGAAGCCTACGACGGACTGGCGCCTGAACTCATTGGAACCGGTGCCACCGCGACCGCCCGATCGGACATGTATTCGCTGGGATGCCTGTTGTGGCAGTTGCTCACGGGCCGACCGCCATTCACAACCGCCGATCCCCTGGCCAAGATCGCGTCACATCAGACACGTACGATCGACGACGTTCGCACGCTGGCCCCAGACACGCCAGCGATCCTCGCCGAGACCATTCGACAATTGACCGCCCCCAAAGCCGAAGAACGACCACGCAGTTTTGCCGACGTCCTGCAGCGGTGGGGACGCCCCAGTTCATTTAGCCGCGGCAAGCTGAAACAGTTTCGTCGCCTGTTCGACGGCGACGTGCCTCACTTCTCCAGTTCGGGAGCTGGTGATCGAGTCAGTCGTCCGCTTTGGATTGGATCATTCCTGTTCGCGATCACCGGTGCGGTGGCGATGTTTTATGATGCAGGACTTCGCACGGAATTGCTCGACGTCGTCTCACACCTGTATTCGGCAGCCCAGGTCAGCCGTCAGGCCGCAACCCAGTCGACGGCCAGTTCACAGAACATCACGGCAGACTCCAACGCCGATCTCGCCCGCAACCTTCCCCACTTGAAGCCTCTGCCCGCCCCGACCCCCGAAGGGGTCATTTTCCTCAATGAGCATGGCCCTTACGACGCCCCTGTGGTCAAATTCATGAAGGGAAAGCTGGTCATTCGCGGCACGCTGGGAGTCAAACCCGAGATTGTCGTTCGCGATACACCACTCCAGTTAACGGCAACCTCCATCAGCCTGGAGCACCTTGTCGTTCGTCACGCGGCACCACATCCCATGGTGCTGGTCGAGTCCCATTGCCAGCAGCTCAACATTCTGAATTGCGAGTTTGTCGCTTCGCCCATCAATACCAGTCGTTCTCAAGAAGATTTTTCGACTGCCAACGAAATTGGATCACTGAAGTGGGAACCCCTGGATAAAAAGCCCCGCGCGAATCAGATCGCAATCAAGAACACAAACTTCGTCGGCGACGCGAACGCGCTTCTGCTGATGCAGGCACCGCAGTCACTCACTGTCGTCAACACACTTAAAGTGGGGCAGGGTGCGTTTGTCGCGATTCACGCCCATTGCCGAGCGTCATCTCTGTCGCTCGATCTGGACCACATGACGCTTCGCGAATCTGGGCCACTCTTACAGTTGTCGGGTGAATTTGCTGAAAAGGAAGGTGCAGCCGCCATTCAAATCGACGCCAGTGATTCTGTCTTTCACCTGGCGGATGAAAAGTCGGGGCTGATCACGGTTGAATCGGCAAAACCAAGGACCGATTTGAACGCGATGGCGCAATGGAAGGCCAGCCGATCCGAATCTGTCGTGCCACCATCCACCCGTTTGCTCACGACGCTTGATCCCACAGGCAATCAAATTCGCACCGTCGACGACGCAGCCGATCAGTTCGAAGGACTGATGGCCCGCCGCATTCAATTCGTGGGTAAGAAAGATCTGAGCCGGCCCAGGGAATCGAAAACCGCTCAACTCGAGGGACCTCGCGTCGAATCGACGCAGTTGCCTGGCATCGATCCCAGCCAGATCGGCCCCGCCAAACGATCGACTCAAGTACGACCATCGCAATGA
- a CDS encoding response regulator has product MTIRILDVGQCGVDAARMAGIWQTKLSATVDRCHFAHDALERITRTRYDLILVNRVLDVDNSSGLDLIRDMIKSGTSTPVMLVSNYSEAQKEAVALGAIHGFGKADLDKFSTVELVKRATSSQKVP; this is encoded by the coding sequence ATGACGATCAGAATACTCGATGTCGGACAATGCGGTGTGGATGCCGCGCGCATGGCAGGGATTTGGCAGACCAAGCTGAGTGCCACCGTCGATCGCTGCCACTTCGCACACGACGCGTTGGAGCGCATCACACGAACGCGCTATGACTTGATTCTGGTGAACCGAGTTCTGGACGTTGACAATTCATCGGGACTGGATTTGATCCGAGATATGATCAAGTCTGGAACATCGACTCCCGTCATGCTGGTCAGCAACTATTCCGAAGCCCAGAAGGAAGCCGTGGCGCTGGGCGCCATTCATGGTTTTGGGAAGGCGGATCTCGACAAGTTCAGCACGGTTGAACTCGTCAAGCGGGCGACCAGTTCTCAGAAAGTGCCGTGA
- the mgtE gene encoding magnesium transporter, protein MLCKLMLPEIRELIETRDSQTLSEVLDMWQPADIAELFADLDDDDERAAFQLLHGPQRTLIFEYLDRPTQHKLLESLEPADAGALFNDMAADDRTALLEELDDADREKHLRTLSDQQQAIARSLLEFPEDSVGRLMSPDFVAVRSNWTVEHVLDHVRRHGQDSETLNVVYVVDHDMHLIDDLRIRQILLAPVHTTIERLMDSNFVNLKATDLKRSAIEVFRRYDRTALPVVDDHGRLVGIVTIDDVLDVAEQAATEDAQKFGGLEALSEPYSTTPLLTMVHKRATWLVILFLGELLTATAMGYFEHEIAKAVVLALFVPLIISSGGNSGSQAATLIVRALAVGEIRLSDWLSVFRRELISGAILGLILGTIGFLRIALWSAFSNIYGPHWMLVGVSVSLSLVAIVLWGSIIGSMLPFGLKRLGLDPATSSAPFVATFVDVTGLVIYFTVSMVVLRGTML, encoded by the coding sequence ATGCTCTGCAAGTTGATGTTGCCGGAAATTCGGGAACTGATCGAGACGCGCGATAGCCAGACACTTAGCGAAGTCCTGGATATGTGGCAACCCGCGGACATCGCCGAGCTGTTCGCGGACCTGGATGACGACGATGAACGGGCCGCCTTTCAATTACTGCACGGGCCACAGCGCACACTGATCTTTGAGTATCTCGACCGCCCCACACAGCATAAATTGCTGGAGAGCCTGGAACCCGCCGACGCCGGGGCTTTGTTCAATGACATGGCCGCGGACGACCGTACGGCACTCTTGGAAGAACTTGACGACGCTGATCGCGAAAAGCACCTTCGAACGCTATCCGATCAACAGCAAGCCATCGCGCGATCGTTGCTGGAATTTCCCGAGGACAGTGTCGGCCGCTTGATGTCGCCCGACTTTGTTGCCGTTCGGTCCAACTGGACCGTCGAACATGTGCTGGATCACGTGCGACGACACGGGCAAGACAGCGAAACCCTGAACGTCGTCTATGTCGTCGATCACGACATGCACTTGATCGATGATTTGCGGATCAGGCAAATCCTGCTGGCGCCTGTTCACACGACGATCGAGCGGCTGATGGATAGCAATTTCGTCAACCTCAAGGCGACGGACTTGAAACGATCGGCCATTGAAGTCTTCCGACGCTACGACCGCACCGCGTTGCCGGTTGTCGATGACCACGGCCGACTGGTGGGAATCGTGACGATCGACGACGTCCTGGACGTGGCCGAACAGGCCGCGACCGAGGACGCGCAGAAGTTCGGGGGCCTGGAAGCTTTGAGCGAACCATATTCCACCACACCGCTGCTGACGATGGTTCACAAACGTGCGACGTGGCTGGTGATTCTGTTCCTGGGAGAACTGCTCACCGCCACTGCGATGGGTTATTTCGAACATGAGATCGCCAAGGCAGTGGTCCTCGCCTTGTTCGTGCCGTTGATTATCTCCAGCGGAGGCAACTCGGGCTCTCAAGCGGCGACACTGATTGTTCGTGCCCTGGCTGTCGGTGAGATCCGCCTGAGCGACTGGTTGAGCGTTTTTCGCCGCGAACTGATCTCGGGCGCGATCCTGGGGCTGATCCTGGGAACAATTGGATTTCTGCGCATCGCACTCTGGAGTGCCTTCTCGAATATCTACGGTCCCCATTGGATGCTCGTTGGCGTTTCGGTCAGCCTGTCGCTGGTGGCGATCGTCCTGTGGGGATCCATTATTGGATCGATGCTGCCCTTCGGTCTGAAGCGTTTGGGCCTTGACCCGGCAACCTCGTCCGCCCCTTTCGTCGCCACATTTGTTGACGTCACCGGTCTGGTGATCTATTTCACGGTTTCGATGGTGGTCCTACGCGGCACGATGCTTTAA